One region of Jatrophihabitans cynanchi genomic DNA includes:
- a CDS encoding ABC transporter permease — protein MSAVTDVETILSSGVRLTVPLAFAACGEYLAERAGTLNISVEAMMLGGAFTSIAAASATGSATIGLLAGIAVGFVIAVVHANLSHRAEINTFVVGLALNALVLGLTSYLIATSSFVSHQVSQINIPGLRDIPMIGPALFVERWPVYLLIGIIPLTWWLIERSRWGLELRAVGENPQAADVTGIHVNKRRRQALMWCGLLSGLGGAYLAVGEVGSFNQNMTAGRGYIVIAAVIFGAWRLGRSMLGCALFGLADAMRLALPALGVTLNDEFLIAVPYLLALLAMLLFATQHRQPRALAQPFERGST, from the coding sequence ATGAGTGCTGTCACCGACGTCGAGACCATCTTGTCCAGTGGTGTGCGGTTGACGGTTCCGCTCGCGTTCGCCGCCTGCGGCGAGTACCTGGCCGAGCGGGCCGGCACGCTGAACATCTCGGTCGAGGCGATGATGCTCGGCGGCGCGTTCACCTCGATCGCGGCAGCCAGCGCGACCGGCAGCGCCACGATCGGGTTGCTCGCCGGCATAGCCGTCGGGTTCGTCATTGCCGTGGTGCACGCGAACCTCTCGCATCGCGCCGAGATCAACACCTTCGTCGTCGGCCTGGCACTCAACGCGCTCGTGCTCGGGCTGACCAGCTACCTGATCGCCACCAGCTCGTTCGTCAGCCACCAGGTGTCCCAGATCAACATTCCGGGACTGCGTGACATCCCGATGATCGGGCCGGCTCTGTTCGTCGAACGATGGCCGGTCTATCTGTTGATCGGGATCATCCCGCTCACCTGGTGGTTGATCGAACGCAGCCGCTGGGGTCTGGAACTGCGTGCCGTCGGTGAGAACCCGCAGGCTGCCGATGTCACCGGCATCCACGTGAACAAGCGCCGTCGTCAGGCTCTGATGTGGTGCGGCCTGCTCAGCGGTCTCGGTGGCGCTTACCTGGCGGTCGGCGAGGTCGGCTCGTTCAACCAGAACATGACGGCCGGCCGCGGCTACATCGTGATCGCCGCCGTGATCTTCGGAGCCTGGCGCCTCGGACGGAGCATGCTCGGCTGCGCTCTGTTCGGGCTGGCGGACGCGATGCGGCTGGCGCTGCCGGCGCTGGGCGTGACGTTGAACGACGAGTTCCTGATCGCGGTGCCGTACCTGCTGGCACTGTTGGCAATGCTGTTGTTCGCCACCCAGCACCGACAACCACGTGCCTTGGCACAACCCTTCGAACGCGGCTCGACCTAG
- a CDS encoding ABC transporter permease, with the protein MSATRSRGLAQMRTGWLIAVLSVIAVAVVAVLSGVLIAATGGSPSDSLDAVVKGSIGSQSSWSTTLLNAAPLLIVAVGSCICARAGTFNIGQEGQVLIGAMAAAAVTIKMDLVGPAALGVALLAAAVAGGAWASLSSLMLKIGGVNIVVSTLLMTFVAQQLITYAVNTSWFLQEKKISYATPAPESDQIPSGARLRSFGNYPNLQLNVGLFIALALAVLAAVVMYRTRWGFRLKMVGLNPFVARHAGIRVAGLAALALAISGAFSGLAGAVLVASPVGNFRLQPGTSHMFGWDGLLVALVARDRPLVAVPFALLFGVLRSGGNFIAATGVPSFIVDVVKALLVLAFVAPPALAKMMQRRASASRAAVVEQPAPTLEGAAA; encoded by the coding sequence ATGAGTGCCACCCGATCCAGGGGCCTTGCCCAGATGCGGACCGGATGGCTGATCGCCGTCTTGTCGGTCATCGCGGTCGCGGTCGTGGCCGTGCTGTCCGGCGTGCTCATTGCGGCCACCGGCGGCTCACCGAGCGACTCGCTGGACGCTGTCGTCAAGGGCAGCATCGGCTCGCAGTCGTCGTGGTCCACCACGTTGCTCAACGCCGCGCCGCTGCTCATTGTGGCCGTCGGCTCGTGCATCTGCGCCCGCGCGGGGACGTTCAACATCGGCCAGGAAGGTCAGGTGCTGATCGGGGCGATGGCCGCGGCTGCCGTCACGATCAAGATGGATCTGGTCGGGCCCGCGGCGCTCGGCGTCGCGCTGCTCGCCGCCGCGGTCGCCGGCGGCGCGTGGGCCTCGCTCAGTTCGCTGATGCTCAAGATCGGCGGCGTGAACATCGTCGTCAGCACGCTGCTGATGACGTTCGTGGCGCAACAGCTGATCACCTACGCGGTGAACACGTCGTGGTTCCTGCAGGAGAAGAAGATCAGTTACGCCACGCCGGCGCCGGAGTCCGACCAGATTCCGTCCGGCGCGCGGCTGAGGTCGTTCGGCAACTACCCCAACCTGCAGCTGAACGTCGGGCTGTTCATCGCGCTCGCGCTGGCCGTGCTGGCCGCCGTGGTCATGTACCGCACCCGGTGGGGGTTCCGGCTCAAGATGGTGGGGCTGAACCCGTTCGTCGCGCGGCACGCCGGCATCCGGGTGGCCGGGCTGGCCGCTCTTGCGCTGGCGATCTCGGGCGCGTTCTCCGGGCTCGCCGGTGCGGTACTGGTCGCCAGCCCGGTCGGCAACTTCCGGCTGCAACCGGGCACGTCGCACATGTTCGGCTGGGACGGCCTGCTCGTCGCCCTGGTGGCGCGTGACCGCCCGCTCGTCGCCGTCCCGTTCGCGCTGCTGTTCGGCGTGTTGCGCTCCGGCGGCAACTTCATCGCGGCCACCGGCGTGCCCTCGTTCATCGTCGACGTGGTGAAGGCGCTGCTCGTGCTCGCCTTCGTCGCGCCGCCCGCGCTGGCCAAGATGATGCAGCGCCGCGCGTCGGCATCTCGCGCCGCCGTCGTCGAGCAACCCGCCCCGACGTTGGAAGGAGCCGCGGCATGA
- a CDS encoding ABC transporter ATP-binding protein — protein MALATEQPTALQLRGITKVYGSVVACDAVDLAVNSGEIHGLLGENGAGKSTLMKVLLGLVNRDAGTIEYRGRQVEINDPQAAAAMGLGMVHQHFSLIEPLRVWENVVLGDVGKVDRSRACAQVEEVGRRYGLPIDPLQRIDQLSAGERQRVELIKCLRRDPSVLILDEPTSVLTQAESLELFSVLRRVVQEENRAVILISHKLAEITAATDRVTVLRKGKVAFRTATAETTAQELARQMVGRDVSLRAEAAALGVLPVERGGRAGTAEVESASAAVADLPPALRLTDLVVEAGGVPLIDKLSLTVQPGEIVGLYGVEGNGQATLGEVLAGLVHPSSGTVEVGGKVIDLSRPKALQRAGLGIVPEDRHHSGVVLDMSVAENLVFKTVDDVTSGGFISKRKMHAIAQRLATEYNIITSSLDAPVRSLSGGNQQRVVLARELSGNPSVLIAAQPTHGLDVGAIEDMYLRLRKAASSGVAVLLVSTELEEVMALCARVAVISSGRITGVLSIAEATAERLGMLVGGIAA, from the coding sequence GTGGCACTGGCCACCGAGCAGCCGACCGCTCTGCAGTTGCGCGGAATAACCAAGGTCTACGGTTCCGTCGTCGCGTGCGACGCCGTGGATCTCGCCGTGAACTCCGGCGAGATCCACGGACTCCTCGGCGAGAACGGGGCGGGAAAGTCCACCCTGATGAAGGTCCTGCTCGGCCTGGTCAACCGGGACGCGGGAACGATCGAGTACCGCGGCCGGCAGGTCGAGATCAACGACCCGCAGGCAGCGGCGGCGATGGGGCTGGGCATGGTGCACCAGCACTTCAGCCTCATCGAGCCGTTGCGGGTCTGGGAGAACGTCGTGCTCGGCGACGTGGGAAAGGTCGACCGGTCGCGCGCGTGTGCACAGGTGGAGGAGGTCGGCAGGCGGTACGGCCTGCCGATCGACCCGCTGCAGCGGATCGACCAACTCTCGGCCGGCGAGCGCCAGCGGGTCGAGCTGATCAAGTGCCTGCGGCGCGATCCGTCGGTGCTGATCCTGGACGAGCCGACCTCGGTGCTCACCCAGGCCGAGTCGCTCGAGCTGTTCTCGGTGCTGCGCCGCGTGGTGCAGGAGGAGAACCGCGCGGTGATCCTGATCAGCCACAAACTCGCCGAGATCACCGCGGCCACCGACCGGGTTACGGTGCTGCGTAAGGGCAAGGTGGCCTTCCGGACGGCCACCGCGGAGACCACCGCGCAGGAGCTGGCCCGGCAGATGGTCGGCCGGGACGTGTCGCTGCGCGCCGAGGCCGCCGCACTCGGTGTGTTGCCCGTCGAGCGCGGTGGCCGGGCCGGTACCGCCGAGGTGGAGTCGGCATCGGCCGCCGTCGCTGACCTGCCGCCCGCGCTTCGGCTCACCGACCTGGTCGTCGAGGCCGGCGGGGTTCCGTTGATCGACAAGCTCAGCCTCACCGTCCAGCCGGGCGAGATCGTCGGGCTGTACGGCGTGGAGGGCAACGGTCAGGCGACCCTCGGTGAGGTGCTCGCCGGTCTCGTCCACCCGTCGAGCGGCACCGTCGAAGTGGGCGGGAAGGTCATCGACCTGAGCCGGCCGAAGGCGCTGCAGCGTGCCGGACTCGGCATCGTCCCGGAGGACCGGCACCACTCGGGCGTCGTGCTGGACATGAGCGTCGCCGAGAACCTGGTGTTCAAGACGGTCGACGACGTCACCTCGGGCGGGTTCATCAGCAAGCGCAAGATGCACGCCATCGCGCAGCGGCTGGCCACCGAGTACAACATCATCACGTCCTCGCTCGACGCGCCCGTGCGCAGCCTGTCGGGCGGCAACCAGCAGCGTGTGGTGCTTGCCCGCGAGCTTTCCGGCAACCCGTCGGTGCTGATCGCCGCGCAGCCCACGCACGGGCTCGACGTCGGCGCCATCGAGGACATGTACCTACGGCTGCGCAAGGCGGCCTCGTCGGGCGTCGCCGTGCTGCTCGTATCCACCGAACTGGAGGAGGTCATGGCGTTGTGCGCCCGCGTCGCGGTCATCTCCTCCGGCCGGATCACCGGCGTGCTTTCGATCGCGGAGGCGACCGCTGAGCGCCTCGGCATGCTCGTCGGAGGAATCGCGGCATGA
- a CDS encoding BMP family ABC transporter substrate-binding protein, with product MTANKLGIAGAALACVSALLLGACSSSGGGNNGTNTGGAIPTANTTEGAGTLPKGEPDVNGDGKVVIGVLSPGDINDHGYYESFVDEADTFAKSKGWTVIKRGSVAPTDALAAARALCQQKVDMVALGASELKDAIPASEEPVCANTAWYVPASGNLPLTPKIMLSSDIASQSVFAGGYAIALLMKEKGVTKAGFIAGPSADYSQRAAAAFKAGIRQVIPNADVVTTFTGDNNDSAKGKEAMQAQISQGVKAVYPYLGGSTDAVATLANSSGVMTLTPGTDRCDSTSPKFDVSVLFSPGDYFAAALQDFAAGKLRMGVARVWKMGVDPYPTVKICNPTGDQADKLKAFIGEIGSGKIDSEKEADKAGS from the coding sequence ATGACAGCGAACAAGCTGGGGATCGCAGGCGCGGCACTTGCCTGCGTGTCCGCCCTGCTGCTCGGCGCTTGCAGCAGCAGCGGCGGCGGTAACAACGGTACGAACACCGGGGGCGCGATCCCGACCGCCAACACGACCGAGGGAGCCGGCACGCTTCCGAAGGGCGAGCCCGACGTCAACGGCGACGGCAAGGTCGTGATCGGGGTGCTCAGCCCCGGTGACATCAACGACCACGGCTACTACGAGAGCTTCGTGGACGAGGCCGACACCTTCGCCAAGTCGAAGGGCTGGACGGTCATCAAGCGCGGCAGTGTCGCGCCGACCGACGCGCTCGCCGCGGCCCGCGCGCTGTGCCAGCAGAAGGTCGACATGGTCGCGCTGGGCGCGTCCGAACTCAAGGACGCCATCCCGGCGTCGGAGGAGCCGGTCTGCGCCAACACGGCCTGGTACGTGCCCGCATCGGGCAACCTGCCGTTGACCCCGAAGATCATGCTGTCCTCGGACATCGCCAGCCAGTCGGTGTTCGCCGGCGGGTATGCGATCGCCCTGCTGATGAAGGAGAAGGGCGTCACCAAGGCCGGCTTCATCGCCGGACCGTCGGCCGACTACTCGCAGCGGGCCGCCGCCGCGTTCAAGGCGGGCATCCGGCAGGTCATCCCGAACGCCGACGTCGTCACCACCTTCACCGGCGACAACAACGACTCGGCCAAGGGCAAGGAGGCCATGCAGGCGCAGATCAGCCAGGGCGTCAAGGCCGTGTACCCGTACCTCGGCGGCTCGACCGACGCGGTCGCGACGCTGGCGAACTCGTCCGGTGTCATGACGCTGACGCCGGGCACCGACCGGTGTGACTCGACCTCGCCGAAGTTCGACGTGTCGGTGCTGTTCAGCCCCGGCGACTACTTCGCCGCGGCGCTGCAGGACTTCGCGGCCGGCAAGCTGCGGATGGGTGTTGCGCGCGTCTGGAAGATGGGCGTTGACCCGTACCCGACCGTCAAGATCTGCAACCCGACGGGCGATCAGGCCGACAAGTTGAAGGCCTTCATCGGCGAGATCGGGTCCGGGAAGATCGACTCCGAGAAGGAAGCCGACAAGGCCGGCTCCTGA
- a CDS encoding flavin reductase family protein has translation MRVIDLAGRTGAQKQGLLSQLVVPRPIAMITTLDTAGALNVAPFSYFMPVSGEPPLVAVTIGTTREASPGPKDTWTNLQASGEFVINVTTSALAAHIETVAREYPSEVDEVAVAGWQLVASQLVAPPSLAESPAHLECRVHEVITRGDARSCFSGVHIVLAEVVCITADESILTDEGRIDPPAIRAVGRMGFPWFVTAVPEAMFTQDRIAYADLDPVPGTAEGGREEGVLARGAPG, from the coding sequence ATGCGCGTGATCGACCTTGCCGGCCGGACCGGCGCGCAGAAGCAGGGCCTGCTGTCGCAACTCGTGGTGCCGCGACCGATCGCGATGATCACCACGTTGGACACCGCGGGCGCGCTCAACGTGGCGCCGTTCAGCTACTTCATGCCGGTCAGCGGTGAGCCGCCGCTGGTCGCGGTCACCATCGGCACCACGCGCGAGGCGTCGCCAGGGCCGAAGGACACCTGGACGAACCTGCAGGCGAGTGGCGAGTTCGTCATCAACGTGACGACCTCGGCGCTGGCCGCGCACATCGAGACGGTGGCCCGCGAGTACCCGAGCGAGGTCGACGAGGTCGCAGTGGCGGGCTGGCAGCTCGTCGCGTCGCAGCTGGTCGCACCGCCGTCGCTGGCCGAGAGCCCGGCGCACCTGGAGTGCCGCGTGCACGAGGTGATCACGCGGGGGGACGCGCGCTCGTGCTTCTCCGGCGTGCACATCGTCCTCGCCGAGGTCGTCTGCATCACCGCCGACGAGTCGATCCTGACCGACGAGGGGCGCATCGATCCCCCCGCGATCCGCGCCGTCGGCCGGATGGGTTTCCCGTGGTTCGTCACCGCAGTCCCCGAAGCGATGTTCACCCAGGACCGCATCGCGTACGCCGACCTCGACCCGGTGCCCGGCACCGCCGAGGGCGGCAGGGAGGAAGGAGTGCTCGCCCGCGGCGCGCCGGGGTGA
- a CDS encoding amidohydrolase family protein, whose protein sequence is MTVPAAVGRVPAADLLIVGADVVTMDAARQVVLDGSILVRGGRVAAIGPAEQLRAAHPGVAELDARGCIVVPGLINAHQHTTASPLTRSTTPDDIDSQLAIFGWTVPLHEQVSGDDDELSALLTAAESLSRGVTTVLEAGTVGHPARVAAGLRTAGIRGRVGRWGWDVAGGKYAAPVEQSLALQEDAVLAVGTDSLVTGWVTLVGHGLASDELFVGAAELAQRLDVQVTWHISPSADDTRTYAERSGRPPVVHLERLGVLGPRLLLGHAVWLDNAEVDAILRSGTAVASCPGAYLRLGQGYTRAARHTEIIRRGGRVALGCDAHNAGDVPDVFRAAWLLAALDRDRGTSEPFRSDEAFAAATIGGAEAIGLSELIGSIEVGKAADLVVLDGADLGWIPRGDLALQLVWGDAGRTVRDVLVDGRIVVRDRALQTVDVAELRREAADRSVALLRRAGIDVPHRWPSVTAEKYELAGAPCA, encoded by the coding sequence GTGACGGTACCTGCAGCAGTCGGTCGCGTTCCCGCGGCCGACCTGCTGATCGTCGGCGCGGACGTGGTGACGATGGACGCGGCACGCCAGGTCGTGCTCGACGGCAGCATTCTGGTGCGCGGCGGGCGCGTCGCCGCGATCGGCCCGGCCGAGCAGTTGCGGGCCGCGCACCCCGGCGTCGCCGAGCTGGACGCCCGCGGCTGCATCGTCGTACCCGGCCTGATCAATGCGCACCAGCACACGACCGCGTCCCCGCTCACCCGCAGCACCACCCCGGACGACATCGACTCGCAGCTCGCGATCTTCGGCTGGACGGTGCCGCTGCACGAGCAGGTCAGTGGCGACGACGACGAGCTGTCCGCCCTGCTGACCGCGGCCGAGTCGCTGAGCCGCGGCGTGACCACGGTGCTGGAGGCGGGCACCGTCGGGCACCCGGCCCGGGTCGCCGCCGGGTTGCGCACCGCCGGCATCCGCGGCCGGGTCGGCCGCTGGGGCTGGGACGTGGCCGGCGGCAAGTACGCCGCGCCCGTCGAGCAGTCCCTGGCGCTGCAGGAGGACGCGGTGCTGGCCGTCGGCACCGACTCGCTGGTCACCGGCTGGGTCACCCTGGTCGGGCACGGCCTGGCCAGCGACGAGCTGTTCGTCGGCGCGGCCGAGCTCGCGCAGCGCCTGGACGTGCAGGTCACCTGGCACATCTCGCCCAGCGCCGACGACACGCGCACCTATGCCGAGCGCAGTGGGCGTCCGCCGGTCGTGCACCTCGAGCGTCTCGGCGTGCTCGGCCCGCGGCTGCTGCTCGGGCACGCGGTGTGGCTGGACAACGCCGAGGTCGACGCGATCCTGCGCTCGGGTACCGCAGTCGCGTCCTGTCCGGGCGCGTACCTGCGGCTCGGGCAGGGCTATACCCGCGCCGCGCGGCACACCGAGATCATCCGGCGGGGCGGTCGGGTCGCGCTCGGCTGCGACGCCCACAACGCCGGAGACGTCCCGGACGTGTTCCGTGCCGCCTGGCTGCTCGCCGCGCTCGATCGCGACCGGGGCACGAGCGAGCCGTTCCGTTCCGACGAGGCGTTCGCGGCCGCGACGATCGGCGGTGCCGAGGCGATCGGGTTGAGCGAGCTCATCGGCTCGATCGAGGTGGGCAAGGCGGCCGACCTGGTCGTGCTCGACGGTGCGGACCTGGGCTGGATCCCGCGCGGTGACCTCGCGCTGCAACTGGTGTGGGGCGACGCGGGACGGACGGTACGCGACGTCCTGGTCGACGGCCGGATCGTGGTCCGCGACCGCGCGCTGCAGACTGTGGACGTGGCCGAACTGCGCCGCGAGGCCGCCGACCGCTCGGTCGCGCTGCTGCGCCGGGCCGGGATCGACGTGCCGCACCGCTGGCCGAGCGTCACGGCCGAGAAGTACGAGCTGGCGGGTGCGCCATGCGCGTGA